From the Choloepus didactylus isolate mChoDid1 chromosome 22, mChoDid1.pri, whole genome shotgun sequence genome, one window contains:
- the EXOSC6 gene encoding exosome complex component MTR3, with amino-acid sequence MPGDHRRIRGPEESQPPQLYAVDEEEPPAARDPTRLRPVYARAGLLSQAKGSAYLEAGGTKVLCAVSGPRQVEGGERGSGPAGTGGEAPAALRGRLLCDFRRAPFAGRRRRAPQGGGEERELALALQEALEPAVRLGRYPRAQLEVSALLLEDGGSALAAALTAAALALADAGIEMYDLVVGCGLSRSPGPAPAWLLDPTRLEEERAAAGLTVALMPVLNQVAGLLGSGEGGQTESWAEAVRLGLEGCQRLYPVLQQCLVRAARRRSASVRPEPEV; translated from the coding sequence ATGCCCGGGGACCACCGCCGCATCCGCGGGCCCGAGGAGTCCCAGCCGCCGCAGCTGTATGCTGTCGATGAGGAGGAGCCGCCCGCCGCCCGCGACCCGACGCGGCTGCGGCCCGTGTACGCGCGCGCCGGGCTGCTGAGCCAGGCCAAGGGCTCGGCCTACCTGGAGGCGGGTGGCACCAAGGTGCTGTGCGCCGTGTCAGGCCCGCGCCAGGTCGAGGGCGGCGAGCGCGGCAGCGGCCCGGCTGGGACGGGCGGCGAGGCTCCGGCCGCCCTGCGCGGCCGCCTGCTCTGCGACTTCCGCCGTGCGCCCTTCGCCGGCCGCCGGCGCCGCGCGCCCCAGGGGGGTGGCGAGGAGCGCGAGCTGGCGCTGGCGCTGCAGGAGGCGCTCGAGCCGGCTGTGCGCCTGGGCCGCTACCCGCGCGCGCAACTCGAGGTGTCGGCGCTGCTGCTCGAGGACGGTGGCTCCGCGCTGGCCGCCGCGCTCACGGCAGCAGCGCTGGCCCTGGCCGACGCGGGCATCGAGATGTACGACCTGGTGGTGGGCTGCGGCCTGAGCCGCTCGCCGGGTCCCGCGCCCGCCTGGCTGCTGGACCCCACGCGGCTCGAGGAGGAGCGCGCCGCCGCCGGCCTCACTGTGGCGCTCATGCCGGTGCTGAACCAGGTGGCCGGGCTGCTGGGCAGCGGAGAGGGCGGCCAGACCGAGAGCTGGGCCGAGGCTGTGCGCCTGGGCCTGGAGGGTTGTCAGCGCCTCTACCCCGTGCTGCAGCAGTGTCTAGTGCGGGCCGCTCGTCGGAGGAGCGCCTCCGTCCGACCTGAACCAGAGGTCTGA
- the AARS1 gene encoding alanine--tRNA ligase, cytoplasmic isoform X1, with amino-acid sequence MFCGVALRMDSTLSASEIRERFIEFFKRNEHTYVHSSATIPLDDPTLLFANAGMNQFKPIFLNTIDPSHPMAKLSRAANTQKCIRAGGKHNDLDDVGKDVYHHTFFEMLGSWSFGDYFKELACKMALELLTQEFGIPVERLYVTYFGGDEAAGLEPDLECKQIWQNLGLDDTKILPGNMKDNFWEMGDTGPCGPCSEIHYDRIGGRDAAHLVNQDDPNVLEIWNLVFIQYNREADGILKPLPKKSIDTGMGLERLVSVLQNKMSNYDTDLFVPYFEAIQKGTGARPYTGKVGADDADGIDMAYRVLADHARTITVALADGGRPDNTGRGYVLRRILRRAVRYSHEKLNASRGFFATLVDVVVQSLGDAFPELKKDPDMVKDIINEEEVQFLKTLSRGRRILDRKIQSLGDSKTIPGDTAWLLYDTYGFPVDLTGLIAEEKGLVVDMDGFEEERKLAQLKSQGKGAGGEDLIMLDIYAIEELRAKGLEATDDSPKYDYSSDSSGSYVFEEAVATVVALRRDKTFVEEVSTGQECGVVLDKTCFYAEQGGQTYDEGYLVKADDSSEDKTEFTVKNVQVRGGYVLHIGTIYGNLKVGDQVWLFIDEPRRRPVMSNHTATHILNFALRSVLGEADQKGSLVAPDRLRFDFTAKGAMSTQQIKKTEAIANEMIEAAKPVYTQDCPLAAAKAIQGLRAVFDETYPDPVRVVSIGVPVSELLDDPSGPAGSLTSVEFCGGTHLQNSSHAGAFVIVSEEAIAKGIRRIVAVTGAEAQKALRKAESLKKLLSVMEAKVKAQTVPNKDVQREIADLGEALATAVVPQWQKDELRENLKSLKKVMDDLDRASKADVQKRVLEKTKQLIDSHPNQPLVILEMESGASAKALNEALKLFKTHSPQTSAMLFTVDNEAGKITCLCQVPQNAASRGLKASEWVQQVSGLMDGKGGGKDVSAQATGKNVGCLQEALQLATSFAQLRLGDVKN; translated from the exons ttcaaacCCATCTTCCTGAACACCATTGACCCATCTCACCCTATGGCAAAGCTGAGCAGAGCTGCCAATACTCAAAAATGCATCCGGGCTGGAGGCAAGCACAATGACCTCGATGATGTGGGCAAGGATGTCTATCATCACACCTTCTTTGAGATGTTGGGCTCCTGGTCTTTTGGAGATTACTTCAAG GAATTGGCTTGTAAGATGGCTCTGGAACTTCTCACCCAAGAGTTTGGCATTCCAGTGGAAAGACTTTATGTTACTTATTTTGGTGGGGATGAAGCAGCTGGCTTAGAACCAGATCTGGAATGCAAACAGATCTGGCAGAATTTGGG GCTGGATGACACCAAAatcctccctggcaacatgaaggATAACTTCTGGGAGATGGGTGACACGGGCCCATGTGGTCCCTGCAGTGAGATCCACTATGACCGGATTGGTGGACGGGACGCCGCCCACCTCGTCAACCAGGACGACCCCAACGTGCTCGAGATCTGGAACCTGGTGTTCATCCAGTACAACAG GGAAGCTGATGGCATTCTGAAACCTCTTCCGAAGAAAAGCATTGACACAGGAATGGGCCTGGAGCGACTGGTGTCTGTGCTGCAGAATAAGATGTCCAACTATGACACTGACCTTTTTGTCCCTTATTTTGAAGCCATTCAGAAG GGCACAGGTGCCCGGCCATATACTGGGAAAGTCGGTGCTGATGATGCCGATGGGATTGACATGGCCTACCGGGTACTGGCTGACCATGCTCGGACTATTACCGTGGCACTGGCCGACGGCGGCAGACCTGACAATACAGGACGGGG GTATGTGCTGAGACGGATTCTCCGCCGGGCTGTTCGCTACTCCCATGAGAAACTCAATGCCAGCAGGGGTTTCTTTGCTACGTTAGTAGATGTTGTTGTCCAGTCCCTG GGAGATGCATTTCCTGAGTTAAAGAAGGACCCAGATATGGTAAAGGACATCATTAATGAAGAAGAAGTGCAGTTTCTTAAGACTCTCAGCAGAGGACGTCGCATCCTGGACAGGAAGATTCAGAGCCTGGGAGATAGCAAGACCATTCCTG GTGACACTGCGTGGCTTCTCTATGACACCTATGGCTTCCCAGTGGATCTCACTGGCCTGATTGCTGAAGAGAAGGGCCTGGTGGTAGATATGGATGGCTTTGAAGAGGAGAGGAAACTGGCCCAG CTGAAATCACAGGGCAAGGGAGCTGGAGGAGAAGACCTCATTATGCTGGATATTTATGCTATTGAGGAGCTCCGGGCAAAGGGTCTGGAGGCAACGGACGATTCCCCAAAATACGATTACTCTTCGGACTCCAGCGGTAGCTATG TGTTTGAGGAAGCAGTGGCTACAGTGGTAGCTCTGCGCAGGGATAAGACGTTTGTGGAAGAAGTGTCCACAGGCCAGGAGTGTGGTGTGGTGCTGGACAAGACCTGTTTCTATGCCGAACAAGGAGGGCAGACCTATGATGAAGGCTACCTGGTGAAGGCTGACGACAGCAGCGAAGAT AAAACTGAGTTTACAGTGAAGAATGTTCAGGTGCGAGGAGGATATGTGCTGCATATAGGAACAATCTATGGCAACTTGAAAGTGGGGGATCAGGTCTGGCTGTTCATTGATGAG CCCCGACGGAGACCTGTCATGAGCAACCACACAGCTACCCACATTCTGAACTTTGCCCTGCGCTCGGTGCTTGGGGAAGCTGACCAGAAAGGCTCACTGGTTGCTCCTGACCGCCTTCGGTTTGACTTCACTGCCAAGGGAGCCATGTCCACCCAACAGATCAAGAAGACAGAAGCGATTGCTAACGAGATGATTGAGGCAGCCAAG CCTGTCTATACCCAGGATTGTCCCCTGGCAGCAGCTAAAGCCATCCAGGGCCTGCGGGCTGTATTTGATGAAACCTATCCTGACCCTGTGCGAGTCGTCTCCATTGGGGTTCCAGTGTCTGAGCTGTTGGACGACCCCTCTGGCCCTGCTGGCTCCCTCACTTCTGTTGAGTTCTGCGGGGGAAC GCACCTGCAGAATTCAAGTCATGCAGGAGCTTTTGTGATTGTGAGTGAAGAAGCTATTGCCAAGGGCATCCGAAGGATTGTTGCTGTCACAGGTGCCGAAGCCCAAAAG GCCCTCAGGAAAGCAGAAAGCTTGAAGAAATTACTCTCTGTTATGGAGGCCAAAGTGAAGGCTCAGACTGTGCCAAACAAGGATGTGCAGAGGGAAATAGCTGATCTTGGTGAG GCACTGGCCACTGCAGTCGTCCCTCAGTGGCAGAAGGATGAACTGCGGGAGAATCTCAAATCCCTGAAGAAAGTCATGGATGACCTAGACCGGGCTAGCAAGGCTGATGTCCAAAAGAGA GTGTTGGAGAAGACAAAGCAGCTCATCGACAGCCACCCCAACCAGCCCCTTGTTATCCTGGAGATGGAGAGCGGTGCCTCAGCCAAG GCTCTGAATGAAGCCTTGAAGCTTTTCAAGACACATTCCCCTCAGACATCTGCCATGCTATTCACGGTGGATAACGAGGCTGGCAAGATCACGTGTTTATGTCAAGTCCCCCAG AATGCAGCCAGTCGGGGCCTGAAGGCCAGTGAATGGGTGCAACAGGTGTCAGGCTTGATGGATGGCAAAGGTGGTGGCAAAGATGTGTCTGCCCAGGCCACAGGCAAGAATGTGGGCTGCCTGCAGGAAGCGCTGCAGCTGGCCACTTCCTTTGCCCAGCTCCGCCTGGGAGATGTGAAGAACTGA
- the LOC119518662 gene encoding heterogeneous nuclear ribonucleoprotein C-like 2 — MSLTVRTEELCSIRGELTQIKAQVDSLLEHLERMDQQGDQPAVQPLPGGGPGIKDSETRDSGAEGSSGTATESHQESRSKEKAEPRTQRALPEEDSLEEGRDMKLAVKSHASDWEGSQ; from the exons ATGTCCCTTACAG tCCGGACTGAGGAGCTGTGTTCCATCAGGGGGGAGCTGACCCAGATCAAAGCCCAGGTGGACAGCCTGCTGGAGCATCTGGAGCGCATGGACCAGCAGGGGGACCAGCCTGCAGTTCAGCCTCTGCCAGGTGGAGGCCCAG GGATCAAGGACAGTGAGACCAGGGACTCTGGGGCTGAGGGGTCCTCAGGCACAGCCACTGAATCCCACCAGGAGTCCAGGAGCAAAGAGAAGGCAGAGCCCAGGACCCAGAGAGCCCTTCCAGAGGAGGACAGCTTGGAGGAGGGCAGAGACATGAAGCTGGCA GTGAAGAGTCATGCTTCGGACTGGGAGGGCAGCCAGTAG
- the AARS1 gene encoding alanine--tRNA ligase, cytoplasmic isoform X2 yields the protein MDSTLSASEIRERFIEFFKRNEHTYVHSSATIPLDDPTLLFANAGMNQFKPIFLNTIDPSHPMAKLSRAANTQKCIRAGGKHNDLDDVGKDVYHHTFFEMLGSWSFGDYFKELACKMALELLTQEFGIPVERLYVTYFGGDEAAGLEPDLECKQIWQNLGLDDTKILPGNMKDNFWEMGDTGPCGPCSEIHYDRIGGRDAAHLVNQDDPNVLEIWNLVFIQYNREADGILKPLPKKSIDTGMGLERLVSVLQNKMSNYDTDLFVPYFEAIQKGTGARPYTGKVGADDADGIDMAYRVLADHARTITVALADGGRPDNTGRGYVLRRILRRAVRYSHEKLNASRGFFATLVDVVVQSLGDAFPELKKDPDMVKDIINEEEVQFLKTLSRGRRILDRKIQSLGDSKTIPGDTAWLLYDTYGFPVDLTGLIAEEKGLVVDMDGFEEERKLAQLKSQGKGAGGEDLIMLDIYAIEELRAKGLEATDDSPKYDYSSDSSGSYVFEEAVATVVALRRDKTFVEEVSTGQECGVVLDKTCFYAEQGGQTYDEGYLVKADDSSEDKTEFTVKNVQVRGGYVLHIGTIYGNLKVGDQVWLFIDEPRRRPVMSNHTATHILNFALRSVLGEADQKGSLVAPDRLRFDFTAKGAMSTQQIKKTEAIANEMIEAAKPVYTQDCPLAAAKAIQGLRAVFDETYPDPVRVVSIGVPVSELLDDPSGPAGSLTSVEFCGGTHLQNSSHAGAFVIVSEEAIAKGIRRIVAVTGAEAQKALRKAESLKKLLSVMEAKVKAQTVPNKDVQREIADLGEALATAVVPQWQKDELRENLKSLKKVMDDLDRASKADVQKRVLEKTKQLIDSHPNQPLVILEMESGASAKALNEALKLFKTHSPQTSAMLFTVDNEAGKITCLCQVPQNAASRGLKASEWVQQVSGLMDGKGGGKDVSAQATGKNVGCLQEALQLATSFAQLRLGDVKN from the exons ttcaaacCCATCTTCCTGAACACCATTGACCCATCTCACCCTATGGCAAAGCTGAGCAGAGCTGCCAATACTCAAAAATGCATCCGGGCTGGAGGCAAGCACAATGACCTCGATGATGTGGGCAAGGATGTCTATCATCACACCTTCTTTGAGATGTTGGGCTCCTGGTCTTTTGGAGATTACTTCAAG GAATTGGCTTGTAAGATGGCTCTGGAACTTCTCACCCAAGAGTTTGGCATTCCAGTGGAAAGACTTTATGTTACTTATTTTGGTGGGGATGAAGCAGCTGGCTTAGAACCAGATCTGGAATGCAAACAGATCTGGCAGAATTTGGG GCTGGATGACACCAAAatcctccctggcaacatgaaggATAACTTCTGGGAGATGGGTGACACGGGCCCATGTGGTCCCTGCAGTGAGATCCACTATGACCGGATTGGTGGACGGGACGCCGCCCACCTCGTCAACCAGGACGACCCCAACGTGCTCGAGATCTGGAACCTGGTGTTCATCCAGTACAACAG GGAAGCTGATGGCATTCTGAAACCTCTTCCGAAGAAAAGCATTGACACAGGAATGGGCCTGGAGCGACTGGTGTCTGTGCTGCAGAATAAGATGTCCAACTATGACACTGACCTTTTTGTCCCTTATTTTGAAGCCATTCAGAAG GGCACAGGTGCCCGGCCATATACTGGGAAAGTCGGTGCTGATGATGCCGATGGGATTGACATGGCCTACCGGGTACTGGCTGACCATGCTCGGACTATTACCGTGGCACTGGCCGACGGCGGCAGACCTGACAATACAGGACGGGG GTATGTGCTGAGACGGATTCTCCGCCGGGCTGTTCGCTACTCCCATGAGAAACTCAATGCCAGCAGGGGTTTCTTTGCTACGTTAGTAGATGTTGTTGTCCAGTCCCTG GGAGATGCATTTCCTGAGTTAAAGAAGGACCCAGATATGGTAAAGGACATCATTAATGAAGAAGAAGTGCAGTTTCTTAAGACTCTCAGCAGAGGACGTCGCATCCTGGACAGGAAGATTCAGAGCCTGGGAGATAGCAAGACCATTCCTG GTGACACTGCGTGGCTTCTCTATGACACCTATGGCTTCCCAGTGGATCTCACTGGCCTGATTGCTGAAGAGAAGGGCCTGGTGGTAGATATGGATGGCTTTGAAGAGGAGAGGAAACTGGCCCAG CTGAAATCACAGGGCAAGGGAGCTGGAGGAGAAGACCTCATTATGCTGGATATTTATGCTATTGAGGAGCTCCGGGCAAAGGGTCTGGAGGCAACGGACGATTCCCCAAAATACGATTACTCTTCGGACTCCAGCGGTAGCTATG TGTTTGAGGAAGCAGTGGCTACAGTGGTAGCTCTGCGCAGGGATAAGACGTTTGTGGAAGAAGTGTCCACAGGCCAGGAGTGTGGTGTGGTGCTGGACAAGACCTGTTTCTATGCCGAACAAGGAGGGCAGACCTATGATGAAGGCTACCTGGTGAAGGCTGACGACAGCAGCGAAGAT AAAACTGAGTTTACAGTGAAGAATGTTCAGGTGCGAGGAGGATATGTGCTGCATATAGGAACAATCTATGGCAACTTGAAAGTGGGGGATCAGGTCTGGCTGTTCATTGATGAG CCCCGACGGAGACCTGTCATGAGCAACCACACAGCTACCCACATTCTGAACTTTGCCCTGCGCTCGGTGCTTGGGGAAGCTGACCAGAAAGGCTCACTGGTTGCTCCTGACCGCCTTCGGTTTGACTTCACTGCCAAGGGAGCCATGTCCACCCAACAGATCAAGAAGACAGAAGCGATTGCTAACGAGATGATTGAGGCAGCCAAG CCTGTCTATACCCAGGATTGTCCCCTGGCAGCAGCTAAAGCCATCCAGGGCCTGCGGGCTGTATTTGATGAAACCTATCCTGACCCTGTGCGAGTCGTCTCCATTGGGGTTCCAGTGTCTGAGCTGTTGGACGACCCCTCTGGCCCTGCTGGCTCCCTCACTTCTGTTGAGTTCTGCGGGGGAAC GCACCTGCAGAATTCAAGTCATGCAGGAGCTTTTGTGATTGTGAGTGAAGAAGCTATTGCCAAGGGCATCCGAAGGATTGTTGCTGTCACAGGTGCCGAAGCCCAAAAG GCCCTCAGGAAAGCAGAAAGCTTGAAGAAATTACTCTCTGTTATGGAGGCCAAAGTGAAGGCTCAGACTGTGCCAAACAAGGATGTGCAGAGGGAAATAGCTGATCTTGGTGAG GCACTGGCCACTGCAGTCGTCCCTCAGTGGCAGAAGGATGAACTGCGGGAGAATCTCAAATCCCTGAAGAAAGTCATGGATGACCTAGACCGGGCTAGCAAGGCTGATGTCCAAAAGAGA GTGTTGGAGAAGACAAAGCAGCTCATCGACAGCCACCCCAACCAGCCCCTTGTTATCCTGGAGATGGAGAGCGGTGCCTCAGCCAAG GCTCTGAATGAAGCCTTGAAGCTTTTCAAGACACATTCCCCTCAGACATCTGCCATGCTATTCACGGTGGATAACGAGGCTGGCAAGATCACGTGTTTATGTCAAGTCCCCCAG AATGCAGCCAGTCGGGGCCTGAAGGCCAGTGAATGGGTGCAACAGGTGTCAGGCTTGATGGATGGCAAAGGTGGTGGCAAAGATGTGTCTGCCCAGGCCACAGGCAAGAATGTGGGCTGCCTGCAGGAAGCGCTGCAGCTGGCCACTTCCTTTGCCCAGCTCCGCCTGGGAGATGTGAAGAACTGA